The region GCCAAGCGCCGGCAGGAGCATGGCCACGAGCACGGCGATGATCGCCACCACCACGAGCAGTTCAATCAGGGTAAACGACTTCATTGGTCGATCTCCCGATGCGTGGAAGCCCGGGGGATCAGTTCGACCGGGAGCGTTTGTGTTTGGGCGTGATCCGCGGGCGTCTTGCCGGCCAGGCGTTCCAGCAGGAGTGCGGCGGCGGCGGCTCCGATCTCTTCGGCCGGTTGGCGTATCGTCGAGAGTTCCGGGGTCATCGCCTGGGCGATCGGATCATCATCGAAGCCGAGGATGAATATGTCGCGGCCGATCCGCCAGCCGAGGTCGAAGGCGGCCTGGTAGACGCCGACGGCGGCGTAGTCGTTGTGGCAGAACACGCCGATCGGAGTGGGCAGCGTCTTGAACGCCGGCAGGCAGGCGTCGCGGATGTTCCGGCGCGGCGACCACCCGTCGCCGCCGGGATAGGTGATCAGCAGCGGATCGTGTTGACCGGCGGCTTTGAGGCCGGAGGTGAAGCCTTCGAGTCGGTCGCGATTGCTGGACGTGGTGGTATCGATGGTCACAAAGACGTGGTGTTTGAGTTTCAGGGCGGCCAGATGTTCAGCCGCCCGTTGACCGCCCTGGCGGTTGTCGGCGGATACGAAGTCGGCTTGGACGCCGGGAATCCGATGATCGACCACGACCAGCGGAAGGCCGGCGACTTTCAGCCTCAGGACGCGTTCGGCCACGTCTGAGCTGTACGCGAAGATGATTGCCCCGTCGACTTCGGCGGTGATGAGCCGTTCGAGTTGGCGGGCCTCGGTGTGCGGATCGTTGTTGGCGTGGTAGACCTCGAGGTGGATGCCGTGTTCGAGGCACGCGTCCTCGGCGCCGGCGAGGATCAGCGGCCCGACGCCGGTGCGGAGCATGGGCACCAACAGGGCAAGGCAGGTCTTGCCGTGGCGTCGCAGCGGGCCGCCCGACGGGCGCGGACCGGCGAAGGTGCCCAGACGCGGCACGCGGTAGATCAGGCCTTGGCGCTGGAGGTCGGCGAGGGCGAGCCGAACCGTGATGATGCTGACGCCGAATCGGGAGGCGATGTCGCGTTCTGAGGGAATGGTCCGTCCGGCTTTGAACCGCCCTTCGTGAAGTTCGGCGGCAAGGACGTCGCGGATCTGAGCGTATCGAGGCGTGGCGGCCTCGGAGTTGGGTTTGGGGTCGGGCCGCCCTTGTTTGGAGCGACCCGTTGGCCGCCGACGGGCCTTTGCGGTCTTCGCGGCCATTTCGGCCTTTTCGGTCATTTCGGCGTTATCGTCGATATGCGTCACCATCGACCTGGTCCGGGTTTGGCCGTGAGTACGAGTCCATGGCATGCAAGCTATATAGCTTGCTATGCTTTAGGATAGCGGGAGTTGCTCTGGGTGTCAATGGGCTCCACAACGGCGAAATGGCGAGACGGCTCCGTTGAGAACGGCTTGCTTGCTTCCACCCGCTCCGCGGTGGCGGTCGGGGAGCAGCCTCGCGGGGTTGAT is a window of Phycisphaerae bacterium DNA encoding:
- a CDS encoding GntR family transcriptional regulator, whose translation is MVTHIDDNAEMTEKAEMAAKTAKARRRPTGRSKQGRPDPKPNSEAATPRYAQIRDVLAAELHEGRFKAGRTIPSERDIASRFGVSIITVRLALADLQRQGLIYRVPRLGTFAGPRPSGGPLRRHGKTCLALLVPMLRTGVGPLILAGAEDACLEHGIHLEVYHANNDPHTEARQLERLITAEVDGAIIFAYSSDVAERVLRLKVAGLPLVVVDHRIPGVQADFVSADNRQGGQRAAEHLAALKLKHHVFVTIDTTTSSNRDRLEGFTSGLKAAGQHDPLLITYPGGDGWSPRRNIRDACLPAFKTLPTPIGVFCHNDYAAVGVYQAAFDLGWRIGRDIFILGFDDDPIAQAMTPELSTIRQPAEEIGAAAAALLLERLAGKTPADHAQTQTLPVELIPRASTHREIDQ